A single genomic interval of Aliiroseovarius sediminilitoris harbors:
- the bhcA gene encoding L-aspartate--glyoxylate aminotransferase BhcA, whose product MSFQNPVFIPGPTNMPESLRKAVDMPTLDHRSPLFGQILHPALEGVKKVLKSETAKVFIFPSTGTGGWETALTNTLSAGDKVLAARNGMFSHRWIDMCQRHGLDVQIVETPWGAGLPADKYADILKVDADHEIKVVLATHNETATGVRSDIAAVRKALDAANHPAMLFVDGVSSIASMDFRMDEWGVDIAVTGSQKGFMLPAGLAIVGFSPKAMAALETATLPRTFFDVRDMGNGYANNAYPYTPAVGLLNGLNEACKMLLDEGLENVFARHHRIAEGVRQAVSAWGLELCAVSKDVQSDTVSAIRTPEGFNATDIVTHAANKYGVAFGVGLGEVAGKVFRIGHLGSLTDVMTLSGLATAEMCMVDLGLDIKLGSGVAAAQEYYRANQLAMSKAA is encoded by the coding sequence ATGAGCTTTCAGAACCCCGTTTTCATTCCCGGTCCGACCAATATGCCCGAGAGCCTGCGCAAGGCTGTCGATATGCCAACGCTGGACCACCGCTCACCCTTGTTCGGGCAAATTCTGCATCCGGCGCTGGAGGGTGTGAAGAAGGTTCTGAAAAGCGAAACCGCCAAGGTATTCATCTTTCCCTCGACCGGAACCGGTGGTTGGGAAACCGCGCTGACCAACACGCTTTCTGCCGGTGACAAGGTTCTGGCCGCGCGAAACGGCATGTTCAGCCACCGCTGGATTGATATGTGCCAACGTCATGGTCTGGACGTGCAGATTGTCGAAACCCCCTGGGGGGCCGGCCTGCCTGCCGACAAATATGCCGACATCCTGAAGGTCGACGCCGACCACGAGATCAAGGTGGTTCTGGCAACGCATAACGAAACCGCCACCGGTGTTCGCTCGGACATTGCCGCCGTGCGCAAGGCTCTGGACGCCGCAAACCACCCGGCGATGTTGTTTGTTGATGGCGTCAGTTCGATCGCGTCAATGGATTTTCGGATGGACGAATGGGGCGTGGATATCGCCGTCACCGGCTCGCAGAAGGGCTTTATGCTGCCCGCTGGTCTGGCCATCGTTGGCTTTTCGCCGAAAGCCATGGCCGCGCTGGAAACCGCCACGCTGCCGCGCACCTTTTTTGACGTGCGCGACATGGGCAATGGATATGCGAACAACGCCTATCCCTATACGCCGGCGGTTGGTCTGTTGAACGGTCTGAACGAAGCGTGCAAGATGCTGCTGGATGAAGGTCTGGAAAACGTCTTTGCCCGCCATCACCGCATCGCGGAAGGTGTGCGTCAGGCGGTCAGCGCGTGGGGGCTTGAGTTGTGCGCCGTGTCGAAAGACGTGCAGTCGGACACGGTCAGCGCCATTCGCACGCCCGAGGGCTTCAACGCTACGGACATTGTCACCCATGCCGCCAACAAATACGGCGTCGCCTTTGGTGTGGGTCTGGGCGAGGTTGCAGGCAAGGTGTTTCGCATCGGCCATTTGGGCAGCCTGACCGACGTTATGACCTTGTCGGGTCTGGCGACCGCCGAAATGTGCATGGTCGATCTGGGGCTGGATATCAAACTGGGGTCCGGCGTTGCTGCGGCGCAGGAATACTATCGCGCCAACCAGCTTGCCATGAGCAAAGCCGCGTAA
- the bhcB gene encoding beta-hydroxyaspartate dehydratase BhcB, whose product MYIPTYQDMLDAHERIKPHIRRTPIRTSDYLNELTGAELFFKCENFQEPGAFKVRGASNAVFGLNDEQAKKGVATHSSGNHASCLSYAAMLRGIPCNVVMPHTAPQAKKDTVRRYGGKITECEPSTTSREETFAKVQAETGGDFVHPYNDPRVIAGQGTCAKEMIEQLDGLDFAVAPIGGGGMISGTCLTLSNLAPETKIIAAEPEQADDAYRSFKAGHIIADDAPKTIADGLLVPLKDLTWHFVSNHVSDIYTASDPEIVEAMKITWKHLRIVMEPSSAVPLATILKNPDTFKGKRVGIIITGGNVDLDRLPWLNT is encoded by the coding sequence ATGTATATCCCGACCTATCAGGACATGCTGGACGCGCATGAGCGGATCAAACCGCATATCCGCCGCACCCCGATCCGCACGTCCGATTACCTGAACGAGTTGACCGGCGCGGAGCTGTTCTTCAAGTGCGAGAACTTTCAGGAACCCGGCGCGTTCAAGGTGCGCGGCGCTTCGAACGCGGTGTTCGGACTGAATGACGAACAAGCCAAGAAGGGTGTGGCGACGCATTCGTCGGGCAACCATGCGTCCTGTCTGAGCTATGCGGCCATGCTGCGCGGTATTCCGTGCAATGTGGTCATGCCGCACACCGCGCCGCAGGCCAAGAAAGACACGGTGCGCCGTTATGGTGGCAAGATCACCGAATGCGAGCCGTCGACCACCTCGCGCGAAGAGACTTTCGCCAAGGTGCAGGCTGAAACCGGCGGCGATTTCGTGCACCCCTATAACGATCCGCGCGTGATTGCGGGGCAGGGGACTTGCGCGAAAGAGATGATAGAGCAGTTGGATGGACTGGACTTTGCGGTTGCGCCCATTGGCGGCGGCGGCATGATTTCCGGCACCTGCCTGACGCTGTCCAACCTTGCGCCGGAAACCAAGATCATCGCGGCGGAACCGGAACAGGCGGACGATGCCTATCGCAGCTTCAAGGCGGGGCACATCATTGCCGACGACGCGCCCAAGACCATCGCCGACGGTCTTCTGGTGCCCCTGAAAGATCTGACGTGGCATTTCGTGTCAAACCACGTGTCCGACATCTATACGGCCTCGGACCCCGAGATCGTCGAGGCGATGAAAATCACCTGGAAGCACCTGCGTATCGTGATGGAGCCGTCATCCGCTGTGCCTCTGGCAACGATCCTGAAAAACCCCGACACGTTCAAAGGCAAACGTGTTGGCATCATCATCACTGGCGGCAATGTCGATCTGGACAGATTGCCGTGGCTGAACACCTGA
- the bhcC gene encoding 3-hydroxy-D-aspartate aldolase BhcC, with the protein MNAPTDYSKFDVGFDIPAKPGMDEADIQTPCLILDLDALERNIKKMGDYAKAHGMRHRAHGKMHKSVDVLKLQQDLGAACGVCCQKVSEAEVFARGGIKDVMVSNQVTEPAKIKRLAEMPKLGARVLVCVDDPENVKALSDAAVAAGTELEALVEIDCGAGRCGVSTTQDVVNIAKLIDAAPNLKFAGIQAYQGAMQHLDLYEDRKEKLDAAIAQVADAVQGLKSNGLDCHIVGGGGTGSYYFESASGVYNELQCGSYAFMDADYGRILDKDGKRIDDGEWENALFILTTVMSHSKADKAIVDAGLKAQSVDSGLPTVYGRDDVEYLKCSDEHGVVADPNGALKVNDKLKLVPGHCDPTCNVHDWYVGVRNGKVETVWPVSARGKAY; encoded by the coding sequence ATGAATGCACCGACTGATTATTCGAAGTTCGACGTGGGTTTCGACATTCCCGCCAAACCCGGCATGGACGAGGCGGACATCCAGACACCGTGCCTGATCCTTGATCTTGACGCGCTGGAACGCAACATCAAGAAGATGGGCGACTATGCCAAGGCGCATGGGATGCGCCACCGCGCCCATGGCAAGATGCACAAATCCGTGGACGTTCTGAAGCTGCAACAAGATCTTGGCGCCGCCTGCGGCGTGTGCTGCCAGAAGGTCTCGGAAGCCGAAGTGTTCGCCCGTGGCGGCATCAAGGACGTCATGGTGTCGAACCAAGTGACGGAACCGGCCAAGATCAAACGTCTGGCCGAAATGCCGAAACTGGGCGCGCGGGTTCTGGTCTGTGTGGATGACCCAGAGAACGTCAAAGCGCTGTCAGATGCGGCTGTTGCAGCGGGCACCGAGCTGGAGGCGCTGGTCGAGATCGACTGCGGTGCGGGCCGTTGCGGCGTCAGCACCACGCAAGACGTGGTGAACATCGCCAAGCTGATCGACGCCGCCCCGAACCTGAAATTCGCAGGCATTCAAGCCTATCAGGGCGCAATGCAGCACTTGGACCTGTATGAAGACCGCAAGGAAAAGCTGGATGCGGCCATCGCGCAAGTTGCCGACGCTGTTCAGGGTCTGAAAAGCAATGGTCTGGACTGTCACATCGTTGGCGGCGGTGGCACCGGGTCGTATTATTTCGAAAGCGCCTCGGGCGTGTATAACGAGCTGCAATGCGGATCCTATGCCTTCATGGATGCCGATTACGGCCGTATCCTCGACAAGGACGGCAAGCGCATTGACGATGGCGAATGGGAGAACGCGCTGTTCATCCTGACCACGGTGATGAGCCATTCGAAAGCTGACAAGGCAATCGTGGACGCTGGTCTGAAAGCGCAGTCGGTCGATAGCGGCCTGCCCACGGTCTATGGTCGTGACGATGTCGAATACCTGAAATGCTCGGACGAACACGGCGTGGTTGCCGACCCGAACGGCGCGTTGAAGGTGAACGACAAGCTGAAGCTGGTGCCCGGTCACTGTGATCCGACCTGCAACGTGCATGATTGGTATGTCGGCGTGCGGAACGGCAAGGTCGAAACCGTCTGGCCGGTGTCGGCGCGCGGCAAGGCTTACTAA
- the bhcD gene encoding iminosuccinate reductase BhcD, which produces MFIVPEKEIAALVTRKDNFDAVEQVFASMAGGSAYNFPVIREAIGHADALYGFKSGFDRAALNLGLKSGGYWPGNAEKGLTNHQSTVFLFDADTGKCRAVVGGNLLTALRTAAAAAVSVAHLARKDSKVLGMIGAGHQATFQLQAVAEQRNFEKVVAWNRTSEKLASLQNVADDLGLPFESVSLDELGAQADVIVTIVSSQAAILNDAQVKPGTHIACMGTDTKGKQEVDANLVARATVFTDEIAQSISIGEAQHAIADGSLKQADISEIGAVINGDHPGRTSDDEVTLFDGTGVGLQDLAVASKVVDLAIEKGIAIEVDF; this is translated from the coding sequence ATGTTTATCGTTCCCGAAAAAGAAATCGCCGCCCTTGTGACGCGCAAAGACAATTTCGACGCGGTCGAACAGGTTTTTGCCTCGATGGCGGGCGGGTCTGCCTATAACTTCCCGGTGATCCGCGAGGCGATTGGTCATGCCGATGCCCTTTACGGGTTCAAATCCGGGTTTGACCGGGCGGCGCTGAACCTCGGTTTGAAATCGGGTGGCTATTGGCCCGGCAATGCGGAGAAAGGCCTGACCAACCACCAATCGACAGTGTTCCTGTTTGACGCCGACACCGGCAAATGCCGCGCCGTCGTCGGGGGCAACCTGTTGACCGCGCTACGCACTGCGGCTGCGGCTGCCGTGTCCGTCGCCCACCTGGCGCGCAAAGACAGCAAGGTTCTGGGCATGATCGGGGCAGGGCATCAAGCCACGTTCCAACTGCAAGCCGTGGCCGAACAGCGCAACTTTGAAAAAGTTGTCGCATGGAACCGGACGTCGGAGAAACTGGCCTCGCTTCAGAACGTCGCGGACGATTTGGGCCTGCCGTTTGAAAGCGTCAGCCTGGACGAGCTGGGCGCACAGGCGGATGTGATCGTGACGATCGTATCCAGCCAGGCCGCGATCCTGAACGACGCTCAGGTCAAACCCGGCACGCACATTGCCTGCATGGGCACAGACACCAAGGGCAAGCAAGAGGTCGACGCCAACCTTGTCGCGCGTGCCACTGTGTTCACCGATGAAATCGCCCAGTCGATCAGCATTGGCGAAGCGCAACACGCGATTGCCGATGGCTCGCTGAAACAGGCCGACATCTCGGAAATTGGCGCGGTCATCAACGGGGACCACCCCGGCCGCACATCGGACGATGAAGTAACCCTGTTTGACGGCACCGGTGTTGGTCTGCAAGACCTCGCGGTTGCGTCAAAGGTCGTCGATCTGGCGATTGAAAAGGGCATCGCGATCGAGGTCGATTTCTAA
- a CDS encoding NADP-dependent malic enzyme, with amino-acid sequence MALDNKSADKRQEALDYHEFPKPGKLEIRATKPMATGRDLSNAYSPGVAEACLEIEKNPADAARYTSKGNLVAVISNGTAVLGLGNIGAQASKPVMEGKAVLFKKFAGIDCFDIEVNETDPEKLAEIVAKLEPTFGAVNLEDIKAPDCFLVEELCRKKMNIPVFHDDQHGTAIVASAAAFNALIVAKKDVAKIKVVALGAGAAGIACLKMLMVMGVKKQHITMLDSKGVVHTGRSDLNKQKQEFARDTDMRTTDDAMVGADLFLGVSGPGLLTKEMVAKMADDPIIFALANPTPEIMPEEAREVAPGALIATGRSDYPNQVNNVLCFPFIFRGALDSGATEINDEMKLACVEAIAGLARVTTSAEVGVAYRGERLTFGPEYLIPKPFDPRLLPTIATAVARAAIASGVATRELDLDEYKTTLQGEVFRSYSIMRRVFDAARAAKRRIVFAEGEDERVLRAAQTMAEDGVDTPILIGRPEVVEARLEREGLKIKPGQDFELVNPENDPRYRDYWETYHEVLARKGVTPDLARAILRTNTTAIAGVMVRRGEADSMICGTFGEFRWHLNYATNLLAEGELHPVGALSLMILDQGPLFIADTHVNITPDAQQLSEIVVAAARHVRRFGIEPRVALCSGSQFGNLDSASGRAMRGALDILDQQPLDFEYEGEMHTDAALDPDLRERLFPGGRLTGKANVLVYANTDAAGATRNILKAVAGGLEVGPILMGMGNRVHIVTPSITVRGLLNTAALAGSAVSSYG; translated from the coding sequence ATGGCACTGGACAATAAAAGCGCCGACAAACGTCAGGAAGCCTTGGATTACCACGAGTTTCCGAAGCCCGGAAAACTGGAGATCCGCGCCACCAAGCCGATGGCGACGGGGCGCGACCTGTCGAACGCCTACAGCCCCGGCGTGGCCGAGGCGTGTCTTGAGATCGAAAAAAACCCGGCGGATGCCGCGCGCTATACGTCCAAGGGAAATCTGGTGGCGGTGATTTCCAACGGGACGGCGGTTCTGGGGCTGGGCAATATCGGAGCGCAGGCGTCCAAGCCCGTGATGGAAGGCAAGGCCGTTCTGTTCAAGAAATTCGCTGGCATTGATTGCTTTGATATCGAGGTCAACGAAACCGACCCCGAAAAGCTGGCCGAGATTGTTGCCAAGCTGGAACCCACTTTCGGGGCGGTGAACCTTGAGGATATCAAGGCGCCGGACTGCTTTCTGGTCGAAGAACTTTGTCGGAAGAAAATGAACATTCCGGTGTTTCACGATGACCAGCACGGCACCGCGATTGTCGCCTCGGCGGCGGCTTTCAACGCGCTGATCGTGGCGAAGAAGGATGTGGCCAAGATCAAGGTTGTGGCCCTTGGTGCGGGGGCTGCGGGCATTGCGTGTCTGAAAATGCTGATGGTGATGGGCGTCAAGAAACAACACATCACCATGTTGGACAGCAAGGGCGTGGTTCACACGGGCCGCTCTGACCTGAACAAGCAAAAGCAGGAATTTGCCCGCGACACCGACATGCGCACCACTGATGATGCGATGGTCGGGGCGGACCTGTTCCTTGGCGTGTCTGGCCCCGGCTTGCTGACCAAAGAGATGGTCGCGAAAATGGCGGATGATCCGATCATTTTCGCGCTGGCCAACCCGACACCCGAGATCATGCCGGAAGAGGCACGCGAGGTAGCGCCCGGTGCGCTGATTGCGACAGGCCGGTCGGATTATCCGAACCAAGTGAACAACGTGCTATGTTTCCCGTTCATTTTCCGCGGTGCGCTGGACAGTGGCGCGACCGAGATCAACGACGAAATGAAGCTGGCGTGTGTCGAGGCGATTGCGGGTCTGGCGCGGGTAACGACTTCGGCGGAAGTGGGTGTCGCCTATCGCGGCGAGCGTTTGACCTTCGGGCCGGAATATCTGATCCCGAAACCGTTTGATCCGCGCCTGTTACCGACTATTGCGACCGCCGTGGCACGGGCCGCCATTGCATCTGGTGTTGCAACGCGCGAACTTGATCTGGACGAATACAAGACCACGCTTCAAGGCGAAGTCTTCCGGTCCTATTCCATCATGCGCCGTGTGTTCGACGCTGCCCGCGCCGCCAAGCGCCGGATCGTCTTTGCCGAAGGCGAGGATGAGCGCGTGTTGCGCGCGGCCCAAACAATGGCGGAAGACGGGGTCGATACGCCGATCCTGATTGGTCGTCCCGAAGTCGTTGAAGCACGATTGGAACGGGAAGGATTGAAGATCAAGCCGGGCCAGGATTTCGAACTCGTGAACCCGGAAAATGACCCGCGCTATCGCGATTATTGGGAAACCTATCACGAAGTTCTGGCACGAAAGGGCGTCACACCTGATCTGGCACGTGCCATCCTGCGCACCAATACCACCGCCATCGCGGGCGTGATGGTGCGTCGCGGCGAAGCTGACAGCATGATCTGCGGCACGTTCGGCGAGTTTCGCTGGCATCTGAATTACGCCACCAACCTGCTGGCGGAAGGCGAGCTTCACCCGGTCGGTGCGCTGTCGCTGATGATCCTGGATCAAGGACCACTGTTCATCGCGGACACCCATGTGAACATCACACCGGATGCGCAACAACTCTCGGAAATTGTCGTGGCCGCCGCCCGTCACGTGCGCCGTTTCGGAATCGAGCCACGGGTCGCGCTGTGTTCGGGCTCGCAATTCGGCAATCTGGACAGCGCGTCGGGACGGGCGATGCGCGGAGCGCTGGATATTCTGGATCAGCAGCCGCTGGATTTCGAATACGAGGGTGAGATGCACACCGATGCTGCCCTTGACCCGGATCTGCGCGAACGCCTGTTCCCGGGTGGACGTCTGACCGGCAAGGCAAATGTGCTGGTCTATGCCAACACAGATGCAGCCGGGGCCACGCGCAACATCCTGAAAGCCGTCGCCGGCGGGCTTGAAGTCGGCCCGATCCTGATGGGGATGGGAAATCGGGTGCATATCGTCACGCCCTCGATCACCGTGCGCGGTCTGTTGAATACCGCCGCGTTGGCGGGGTCTGCGGTGTCCAGCTACGGCTGA
- a CDS encoding nucleobase:cation symporter-2 family protein, with the protein MSALSTDVDAVDEKLPPAKLFTLGLQHVLVMYAGAIAVPLIVGRVLKLNPEQVAFLISADLFVCGVVTIIQSLGASKWFGIKMPVMMGVTFASVGPMVSIAVANPGVDGARMIFGAIIGAGIIAMLIAPLVSRMLRFFPPVVTGTIILVIGVTLMRVGINWIFGLPVGPTAPEIVDPAHTAWLEEVRGMLASGSIPAIPEGLTVAPTVDNPRYATPQNMMISGLVLLTIIVVMKYATGFLANISVLLGIIVGAVFAASIGMMHFDSVGDAGWFALITPFRFGLPIFDPIMILTMTLVMIVVMIESTGMFLALGEMCGKKIERPSLSAGLRTDGLGTLIGGVFNTFPYTSFSQNVGLVGVTGIRSRYVCVAGGAIMIVLGLVPKMGALVEALPVAVLGGAGLVMFGMVAATGVRILGGVDFKTNRYNGLIVAISLGLGMIPLIAPDFTMWLPHSIEPLIHSGILLAAISSVVLNMVFNGTKEISEEELVEAALQSDGGH; encoded by the coding sequence GTGTCTGCACTATCTACAGACGTGGATGCAGTTGATGAAAAACTGCCACCCGCGAAATTATTTACCTTGGGATTACAACACGTTCTGGTGATGTATGCCGGTGCCATCGCGGTGCCGCTGATCGTCGGGCGTGTCCTGAAGCTAAACCCTGAACAGGTGGCGTTCCTGATCTCGGCTGACCTGTTTGTCTGCGGAGTCGTCACCATCATCCAGTCGCTGGGGGCCTCCAAATGGTTTGGCATCAAGATGCCCGTCATGATGGGTGTGACTTTTGCATCGGTCGGGCCGATGGTGTCGATTGCCGTGGCCAATCCAGGTGTGGATGGCGCGCGAATGATCTTCGGAGCCATTATTGGCGCCGGTATCATCGCGATGCTGATTGCGCCCTTGGTCAGTCGCATGTTGCGATTCTTCCCACCGGTGGTGACAGGCACGATCATTCTTGTGATCGGTGTCACCCTGATGCGCGTCGGGATCAACTGGATCTTCGGTCTGCCTGTCGGCCCCACGGCGCCCGAGATTGTCGATCCCGCCCATACCGCATGGCTTGAAGAAGTGCGCGGCATGCTTGCAAGCGGTTCAATCCCGGCGATACCCGAAGGTCTGACCGTGGCGCCGACCGTGGACAATCCGCGTTACGCAACCCCGCAAAACATGATGATCTCGGGCCTTGTGCTGTTGACCATTATTGTTGTGATGAAATACGCAACCGGCTTTCTGGCCAACATTTCGGTTCTGTTGGGCATTATCGTGGGTGCGGTTTTTGCCGCCTCGATCGGCATGATGCATTTCGATAGTGTGGGCGATGCGGGCTGGTTTGCCCTGATCACGCCTTTCCGCTTTGGCCTTCCGATTTTCGACCCCATCATGATCCTGACCATGACGCTTGTCATGATCGTCGTGATGATTGAATCGACCGGCATGTTCCTGGCCCTGGGCGAGATGTGCGGCAAGAAGATCGAACGTCCGTCCTTGTCGGCTGGTCTTCGGACCGATGGTCTGGGCACGCTGATCGGCGGGGTGTTCAACACCTTCCCCTATACATCGTTCAGCCAGAATGTCGGCCTTGTTGGTGTGACGGGCATTCGGTCGCGCTATGTCTGCGTGGCGGGGGGTGCGATCATGATCGTGCTGGGTCTGGTGCCTAAAATGGGCGCTTTGGTCGAGGCCCTGCCGGTCGCCGTTCTTGGTGGAGCCGGTCTGGTGATGTTCGGCATGGTTGCGGCCACGGGTGTTCGTATCCTGGGTGGTGTTGACTTCAAGACCAACCGCTATAACGGTCTGATCGTCGCCATTTCACTGGGTCTTGGTATGATCCCCTTGATCGCGCCTGATTTCACCATGTGGCTTCCGCACTCGATCGAACCGCTGATCCACTCCGGCATTCTGCTGGCCGCAATTTCTTCGGTTGTGTTGAACATGGTGTTCAACGGCACCAAGGAGATCTCGGAAGAAGAGCTGGTCGAAGCCGCCTTGCAATCAGATGGTGGTCACTGA
- a CDS encoding sulfite exporter TauE/SafE family protein, which produces MQDFIILAIAAYAAGVLNTIAGGGTFLTLPALVFTGVPVVAANATSAVAVFPGYLGGAMGFLPELRSFDRKLMVKLTLITLAGGVVGAGLLLISSDKAFSAVVPFLLLAATLVFLFGNQLRDWSAKHSRSVTPYGALGLFLVSVYGGYFNGGLGIVLLALFALWGMSNIHQMNGLKNGLSFALSAISVAIFALAGLVAWPQALVMMVASTIGGYTGAPLARAIPVPVLRLIIAIIGFGMSAVFFYRFLVG; this is translated from the coding sequence ATGCAAGACTTCATCATCCTTGCCATCGCGGCCTATGCGGCGGGCGTTTTGAACACCATCGCCGGTGGCGGCACGTTCCTGACCCTGCCCGCGCTGGTCTTTACCGGCGTGCCGGTTGTCGCCGCGAACGCCACCAGCGCCGTTGCGGTTTTCCCCGGCTATCTGGGCGGCGCGATGGGGTTCCTACCTGAATTGCGCAGCTTCGACCGCAAGCTGATGGTCAAGCTGACCTTGATCACGCTGGCGGGCGGGGTTGTCGGGGCTGGTCTGCTTCTGATTTCATCGGACAAAGCATTCTCAGCCGTGGTGCCGTTTCTGCTGCTCGCCGCCACGTTGGTTTTTCTTTTTGGCAATCAGTTGCGCGACTGGAGCGCGAAGCACAGCCGATCCGTCACCCCCTACGGTGCGCTGGGGCTATTTCTGGTCAGCGTCTATGGCGGCTATTTCAACGGCGGGTTGGGGATTGTCCTTCTGGCACTGTTCGCGCTTTGGGGCATGTCCAACATCCACCAAATGAACGGGTTGAAAAACGGGCTGTCCTTCGCGCTGTCCGCCATCTCGGTCGCGATCTTCGCGCTGGCGGGGCTGGTCGCATGGCCGCAGGCGCTGGTGATGATGGTGGCATCCACCATCGGCGGATACACCGGCGCACCCTTGGCCCGCGCGATCCCGGTGCCTGTGCTGCGCCTGATCATAGCCATCATCGGCTTCGGGATGAGCGCCGTTTTCTTCTATCGTTTCCTTGTCGGCTGA
- the lpdA gene encoding dihydrolipoyl dehydrogenase, producing the protein MDVKVPDIGDFSDVPVIGILVAVGDTVAAEDPLLELESDKATMEVPSPAAGVVKEIKVSEGDKVSEGSVIMVLDAVDAGDAPAEAAPEAPSAEAPAAVAATGTAAGPGDIHGEVVVLGSGPGGYTAAFRAADLGKKVVLIEKDASLGGVCLNVGCIPSKALLHAAKVITEAEEMGEHGISFAKPKIKLNDLRDWKSSVVNGLTGGLSGLAKARKVHVVNGYGRFSGPNMIEVQTDDGLTKVSFDQCIIAAGSEPVTLPFIPHDDPRVIDSTGALELEDIPKRLLVLGGGIIGLEMATVYDALGSKVTIVEFMDQIIPGADKDIVKPLHKRIEGRYEAILTKTKVTAVEAQKKGLKVTMEGPDGEKTDTFDKVLVAVGRKPNGKTVDAEKAGVAVDDRGFINVDNQQRTGVAHIFAIGDVVGQPMLAHKAVHEGKVAAEVAAGEKRFFDARVIPSVAYTDPEVAWVGLTETEAKAQGIKVGKGSFPWAASGRSLSLGRSEGITKLIFDEEDDRVIGAGIVGPNAGDLIAEVALAIEMGADAVDLGHTIHPHPTLSETVNFAAEMFEGTITDLMPPKKRKK; encoded by the coding sequence ATGGATGTGAAAGTTCCTGATATTGGCGATTTCTCGGATGTGCCAGTCATTGGCATTCTGGTCGCTGTCGGCGACACGGTTGCCGCAGAAGACCCGTTGTTGGAGTTGGAAAGCGACAAGGCCACCATGGAAGTCCCATCGCCCGCCGCAGGTGTGGTGAAGGAAATCAAGGTGTCCGAAGGCGACAAGGTGTCCGAAGGCTCGGTCATCATGGTACTGGACGCCGTCGATGCGGGCGATGCGCCTGCCGAGGCAGCACCGGAAGCTCCATCCGCAGAGGCTCCTGCCGCCGTTGCCGCCACAGGCACCGCGGCCGGTCCCGGTGACATTCACGGCGAAGTGGTCGTGCTGGGCTCCGGCCCCGGTGGTTACACCGCCGCCTTCCGCGCCGCCGATCTTGGCAAAAAGGTCGTATTGATCGAAAAGGATGCCTCGCTGGGTGGGGTATGCCTGAACGTGGGCTGTATTCCGTCGAAGGCCTTGCTGCACGCGGCCAAGGTCATCACCGAGGCTGAAGAGATGGGCGAACACGGTATCAGCTTTGCCAAACCCAAGATCAAGCTGAACGACCTGCGCGACTGGAAATCCTCGGTGGTGAACGGGCTGACCGGCGGTCTGTCGGGTCTGGCGAAAGCCCGCAAGGTGCATGTCGTGAACGGCTATGGCCGCTTCTCTGGCCCGAACATGATCGAGGTGCAGACCGATGATGGCCTGACCAAAGTCAGCTTTGACCAATGTATCATCGCGGCGGGTTCCGAACCCGTCACCCTGCCCTTCATCCCGCATGACGACCCGCGCGTGATCGATTCAACCGGCGCATTGGAGCTTGAGGACATTCCCAAGCGCCTGCTGGTGCTGGGCGGCGGCATCATCGGGCTGGAAATGGCCACGGTCTATGATGCGCTTGGGTCGAAAGTGACGATTGTCGAGTTCATGGACCAGATCATTCCGGGCGCGGACAAGGACATCGTGAAACCGCTGCACAAGCGGATCGAGGGGCGGTATGAAGCGATCCTGACCAAGACGAAAGTCACAGCCGTCGAGGCACAAAAAAAAGGCCTTAAGGTCACGATGGAAGGCCCGGACGGTGAAAAAACCGATACGTTTGACAAGGTGTTGGTCGCGGTTGGCCGCAAACCCAACGGCAAAACGGTCGACGCCGAAAAGGCAGGTGTCGCCGTGGACGACCGCGGTTTCATCAACGTGGACAACCAACAGCGCACAGGCGTGGCACACATCTTTGCCATCGGCGATGTGGTCGGCCAACCGATGCTGGCGCATAAAGCGGTGCATGAAGGCAAAGTGGCCGCAGAGGTCGCCGCCGGCGAAAAGCGCTTCTTTGACGCGCGCGTCATTCCCTCGGTCGCCTATACCGACCCCGAAGTGGCCTGGGTCGGCCTGACGGAAACCGAAGCCAAGGCACAAGGCATCAAGGTCGGCAAGGGCAGCTTCCCTTGGGCAGCCTCGGGCCGGTCACTGTCGCTGGGACGCTCGGAAGGGATCACCAAACTGATCTTCGACGAGGAGGACGACCGGGTGATCGGCGCGGGCATTGTCGGCCCCAACGCGGGCGATCTGATTGCCGAGGTCGCGCTGGCGATTGAGATGGGTGCGGATGCGGTCGATCTGGGTCACACCATCCACCCGCACCCGACCCTGTCGGAAACGGTGAACTTCGCCGCCGAAATGTTCGAGGGCACAATCACCGACCTGATGCCGCCGAAGAAGCGCAAGAAGTGA